In the Cylindrospermopsis raciborskii Cr2010 genome, TGACACCACCGGGTAGAAAAGTAATAATTCGTAAACCCCTAAGTATGAACAGGGCTATTCCCATACCTATAAGGATACCCACAAACTGAGTTAACTGACGATTGAAAGAAGATTGTTTCACTTAACTATATCCTGAAACTGATTCTGCTCAAATCATATCCAGAAAATCCACTCAGCAGACTGTAATTAATTGGAGAAGTATTTAACAACTATTGTAGCTAGGCGGAAGTATATGTTTTTGAGTCAAGACAAACATAAATCACTCATAGATGGGAAAATACTAGTACAAACTCGTTCCCATAATGGTTGGGGTGGTGCAGTGACTGCTTCTATGTATTTACCCTTAGTGCGTTCTTATGTGTGGGATAAAATAACAGAATATCCACGTTGGGTACAGTATTTTCCCGATTTGACAAAAAGCGAACTTATCTTTCAGGGAGATGTCAAGTTTTTGTACCAGCGCGCCCGAAAAGCATTTTTATTTTTTACAGCTGAAGTAGAGATTTATCTAAGTGTAGTAGAAGTTTTGGGAAAGCAAATACAGTTTAAGATGGAGAGAGGAACATTTGAAGATTTTCATGCCAACCTACAATTTCAGGATATGGGGAATGGTACCTTACTAATATATACGGTAGAAGCAACACCAAATATTCCTATTCCCTCCATGCTAATTGAACAGGGAATGTCCTGGGGATTACCGGATAACCTGCGCAAAATGCGACAATTTTTGTGTAGTTGAGTGTGACAATTAACCAGGAACTACCAGAGGTGAACCACGGAAAACTAAACGTTCGTTTTGGACATCGACAAAAATTGTATCCCCCTCATCAAATTCACCCCGCAAGATGGCCTTAGCGATTTTAGTTTCTAACTCTCGCTGCAGGGCACGTTTGAGTGGTCTAGCACCATATACAGGGTCGTACCCAACTTCTGCTAAAAAGTCAAGAGCGGATCCAGAAAGTTCTAGAGACATTTTCCTGTCAGTTAATCTTTGTGTGAGTCTTTCTACCTGTAGTTGTACAATTTTCCGTAACTCCGACTTTTGCAAACTGTGGAAAA is a window encoding:
- a CDS encoding SRPBCC family protein — its product is MFLSQDKHKSLIDGKILVQTRSHNGWGGAVTASMYLPLVRSYVWDKITEYPRWVQYFPDLTKSELIFQGDVKFLYQRARKAFLFFTAEVEIYLSVVEVLGKQIQFKMERGTFEDFHANLQFQDMGNGTLLIYTVEATPNIPIPSMLIEQGMSWGLPDNLRKMRQFLCS